The genome window ATGGTGGTGATCACCGACAACTGCTTCTGCGAATACACCGACCACGGCCATTGCGGCGTCGTCCGCGACGGATGCGTCGACAACGACGCGACGCTCGAAAACCTCGCGCGGCAGGCGGTGGTGGCGGCCGAGGCGGGGGCGGACATGGTCGCGCCCTCGGCGATGATGGACGGCCAGATCGCGGCGATGCGCGAGGCCCTCGACGACGCGGGCTTCGACGAGGTGCCGATCATGGCGTATTCCTCGAAGTTCGCCTCCAGCCTCTACGGGCCGTTCCGCGCCGCCGCGGGCAGCAGCCTCAAGGGCGACCGCAAGACCTATCAGATGGACCCGATGAACGGCCGCGAGGCGCTGCGGGAATCGCTGCTCGACGAAGCCGAGGGGGCCGACATCCTGATGGTCAAGCCCGCGCTCGCCTACCTCGACGTGCTGGCGGGGGTGCGTAGCCGGAGCCTGCTGCCGATCGCCGCCTATCAGGTGAGCGGCGAGTATGCGATGATCAAGTTCGCCGCCCAGGCGGGGGCGATCGACGAGGCGCGCGCGGTGCGCGAGACCCTCGGCTCGATCAAGCGCGCCGGGGCCGACCTCATCATCACCTATTTTGCGCGCGACATTGCGCGGGGAGCGATCTGAACCATGGGCGAACGCGCGTTCCGTCTCGGCCTCGTCGCCGGCACCTTCCACACCAAGGAAATCGCGATCATGCGCGCGGCGGCGGAAGCCCGCGCCGCCGAACTCGGGCTCGAGATCGTCGCCCGCGCCGACGTGCCCGGCTCCTACGAGGCGCCGCTCGCGGTGAAGCGCCAACTCACCCGCGCCGACGTCGACGCGGTGGTGGTGCTCGGCATCATCGAGCGCGGCGAAACCGCCCACGGCCGGGTGATGGGCGAGGCGGTGGGATCGGCGCTGGTGGCGATGCAGCTCGAATTCATGAAGCCGATCGGCATCGGCATCATCGGTCCGGAGGCGGAGCCCCACCACTTTCCGCCGCGCCTGGTGCCGCACGCCCGCGCGGCGGTGGACGCCGCCGCGGTGATGCTGGGGCTGACCCCGGCCTGAGGCTTCAGGCGAGGAAGGTTTCCGCGAACGCCTCGATCGGCGTCGGCCTGCCGAGGTGGAAGCCCTGCGCCACCGGGCAGCCGAGGAATTCGAGGATCTGGCACTGTTCGGCGGTTTCGACGCCTTCGGCGACGCACCCGACGCCGAAGGCGTTGGCCATGTTCACCGCGATCGCCGCAAGGCTGTTGCGGGCGCCGCCGACGGTCAGCGGGGCGATGAAGGCGCGGTCGATCTTGAGGATGTCGATCGGCAGCTTGTCGAAGTAGCCGAGCGACGAATAGCCGGTGCCGAAATCGTCGAGCGCGATCCGGAAGCCTTCGCCGTGCAGGATCTCCAGTTGGTCGATCGCCCACGGCGCGTCCTGCATCGCGAAATCCTCGGTGATCTCGAACTCGACGGTGGCGGGCGCAAGCCCGGCGTCGGCGACGCGCGTTAGCAGACGGCGGGCGAAGCCGGGGTTGTTGAGGTCGGCCATCGAGAGATTGATCGCCACCGGCAGCGGCTCGCGCCGCTTCGCCGCCCAGGCGCCGACGGCGTCGATGACGAAGTCCGTGAGGTCGGGCGTGAGCCCGCCGGATTCCGCGATCGGGATGAATTCGGACGGCGAGACCGTCTCGTCCATGCTCGTCCAGCGCAGCAGCGCCTCCGCCCCCACCACGGTGCGGGTGCTCAGGGCCACCTTGGGCTGCAGGACCACCTTCAGCCCGTCGCGGGTCTTGGTGGAGCGACGCAGCGCGGTGAGCAGGCCGAACCGCCGGTCGACGTCGGCGCGCATGGCGTCGGTGTAGGGGATCACCTGGCCGCGGTGGGTGCGTTCGACGTGCAGCAGCGCCGAACTGGCCGAGCGCATCATCGCGGCGGGGTCGGCGTCCACGTCGGCGAGGTTGATCAGGGTGGCGGTGGCCGAAACCGGAATCTCGATTCCTTCGACGCGATAGGGCTCGGACACCGCGCGGTTGACCAGCTCGGCGTCGAGATGCACGGAATCGCCGAGCAGGGCGAAGGTGCCGTCGCCGACCCGCGCCGCGATGACCTCGCCTCCGCCGCCCTCGATGAAGGTGCGGTAGACCGCGCGCAGCAGCGCCTGCGCCGTCGATTGGCCGTGCACGGCGACGATGGCGTCGTAGGAATCGATGCTGATCAGCGCCATCCGCGCCGCCGGACCGATCTTGCGGCGACGGATTTCGAGCGCCGCCTCGAAGGCGTTGAGGTTGGGAATCTCCAGCACCGGGTCGATGTAGGCGAGGCGGTCGAGCCGCGCGATCAGGGACAGGTTCTCGAAGCCGATCGCGAGATTGGCGGCGAACAGGCGCAGCAACCCGAGATCTTCGTCCGCCGGCGCCTCGGGCGCGGCGACGTAAACCAGCAGGCGCGCGCCGCCGCTCGACGTACAGCCGATCGAGACGCTGCCTTCGCGGATCGCGAGGCCGCGCGGCAGCGCCGGCCACAACTCGGCGAAGGTGCCTTTCGGCAGGTCGTCGGCGTCGCCGCCCTGGAGTTCGGCGAAGCGGCCGGCGGCCGCCATGATCCGGCCGGTTTCGGACTCGCGCATCGACGCGCAGACCAGTCCGTGCGGCGGCGTGCCGAGAAGCGTCGCCGCCTGATCGAACACGGCGCGGCAGAAGGTGGGAAAGTCGGTGCGCCGGAACAGGCGGCTGGCGCCGCCGACGATGGTTTCGAGCCCGGCGCGGTGATGGCTCATGCGGTGGATGTTCTCGTAGGTGCGGATCGCGGCGGTGAGCACGGTGATCAGGCGGGTGCGGGTGAGTTCGTCCTTGGTGCGGTAGTCGTCGATCTCGTAGGCGGCGATCACCGACATTTCGGGGGCGTAGCCGGGTTGGCCGGTGCGCAGCACCAAACGGGTTTCGGTATGCCCGGCGGCGCGCAGGTCGTGCACCAGTTGCAGTCCGGCGTCGGCGGTCTCCATCACCACGTCGATCAGCGCCACCGCGAACTCGTCTTCGCTGCCGTTCACCTTCGCCCAGGCATCGGTCGCCGAGTACGCGTGCACCAGAGCCAGGGGCCGGCCGAGAATCTCGACGTCGCGCAGGGCGAAGGCGGTCGCGTGATGCACATCCTCGTCGTCGTCGACGACGAGGATCGGCCAATGGCGGGCCTCCTTGCGGATCGGCGCGGTCGGCGGAACGTCGTCGGCGAAGGCGACGAAGTCTTCGGATGGTTCAGGAGCCGACATTGTAGATCCTCCCGCTTTCGGGTTCCGCCGGAGCGACGCACGGAATGCTCACGGTAAAGATGGTGCCGGTTCCGGGCTCGCTCGCGATGTCGACGCTGCCGCCGAGAACGCCGGCCACGATGTTGTGGACGATGCTGAGGCCGAGTCCGCTGCCGCCTTCGCCGAGGCGCGTGGTGAAGAACGGTTCGAACGCCCGCCGCCGCACTTCCTCCGGCATGCCCGCGCCGTCGTCGGCGACGGTGATTTCGATCCGGTTCCCCGCGGTCGAGCGCGCGGCGATGCGGATGACGCCCGCCGCGCCGGGAGCGAACGCGTGGACGCGTGCGTTGTTGACGAGGTTCATCACCACCTGTCCGAGCGGTCCGGGATAACTGTCGAGAAGGGCGTCGGTTCCGACCTCGGACTCGATCCGGATGGCGGTGTGTTTGAATTGCGGGCCGAGCGTGCCGAGTACGTCCTGCACCGTGTCGGCGATGCGGAAACGGCGTCGCTGCTGACTGGTCTGGTCGACCGCCACCTGCTTGAACTGCTGGATCAGGCGCGCGGTGCGGTCGAGGCCGCGCAGCATCAGCGCGGCACCGTCGCCGACGTCGCTCAGGAAGGCGTCGAGCGATGCCCGGCGCAGCGGTCCGGCTTCCGCCTCGGCGCGGAAGTCCTTGATGCGTTCGCCGATCGTGCTCGCGACCGTCACCGCGTTGCCGATCGGCGTATTGAGTTCGTGCGCCACCCCGGCGACGAGGCCGCCGAGGCTCGCGAGGCGCTCCACCATGATCAGTTCTTGCGCCGCCGCTGCTTCGCGCGCTTCGGCGCGGTGGCGGGCGACGACGCTGCGGCTCCAGGCGAGGCTGAGCGCTGCGAGAAGCACTAGCCCGGCGACGGCGAAGCCGATGTGGCGCGGCGTCCAGAGGTCGGCGAGCCCCACTGCGGGAATGGTGCCGACGAATTTCCAATCCGCTGCCGCGCCTTCGTCGCTGCCGGTCTCGGAGAGCACCGCCGCAGGGGTCACCGATCGATGGATGTAGGTGACGCCGTCGTCGGTGCCGACGGTAACGCCGTCGCCGCGGTTGGCGAAAATCCGCGCCCAGGCCGTCGGCCGGATTTTCGCCATCGTCGTGTCGCGGCCGAACATGAAGCCCCAGAGCTTGTCGCGCGGAGCGCCCGCAAGCCAGTAGCCGTCGCCGTTGAGCCATTGGATCTCGCCGTCGCCGTCGCGGCCGCCGCGATCCACCTCGCGGATCATTTCGTCGGCGCGGATGTTGACGATCACGATCCCGAGAGCCCGGCCATCCGGCCCGGGAATGGTGCGGGCGAGGCGCGGCATCGGATTCCACGGGTCGTCGACGACGCCGTGTTCGACGTTGAGGTCCACCGGCGAGACGTAGATTTCGGTCGGCGGCAGGTGGATCGCGTTGCGGAAGTAGTAGCGATCCGACTTGTCCTGAAGCTCGTCGACGGGAACGACCGTGATTTTGCCGTCGACTCCGTCGACCCGCACCCGTTCCCACCCCGCCGCGTCGAGATAGCGGAGCTGTGCGATCACCGGCTTCTGTTCGACGAACGCGGAGAATATCCGGATCACGCCGGCGCGCGCGGAGTCGTCGCCCGCGGCGAAGTTCCGCACCGGCATCAAGGCGGCGAGGATGCGGACGTCGTTGGCGTGCGCTGCGAGAATCGCGCCGACGAGATCGGCGGTGCGGTGGACGGTGCTGGTGACGGAGGCGATGCGGCGCTCGCGCTCCAATTGCGCCTGGGCGAGAAAGAAGCCGTGCATCAGCACGAGGAACGCCAGCCCCGTGGTCGCGAACAGTTTGGCGAACGCGTCGAGGGTTTAGGCGGGCGTGTCGGACCTGGATGCTCGGTGGCGTGCCTCGGGCATGAGGTTCGTTACCGTTCCTTGAGGAAGCCGCACAGTCCACAAGGATACCGCTATATTGCACCGCACGCACGCGTTATGGCGGCGGCGCGGCCCCGGCGGGTGGGCCGTACGATCCGCGCGGAGATGACTTTGTCGGCGATCTCGGTTAGTTTGCTCGGTTCCGGGTGCAGCCGCGCCCGCGAACCCGCATCCTCAACGGAAAGACAGGACAGATGACCTCCCTTGCCGAAGCCGCCCTCTCCGCCAACGCCTGGCCGTTTCAGGAAGCCCGCGCGCTGATCGAGAAACGGCTGGCGAAACGCGGCCCCGGCAACGAGGGCGGCGACAAGGGCTACGTTCTGTTCGAGACCGGCTACGGACCCTCCGGCCTGCCGCACATCGGCACCTTCGGCGAGGTGGTGCGCACCACCATGGTGCGCAATGCCCTCCAGGTGCTGCTGCCCGCGGTCAAGACCCGGCTGTTCGCGTTCTCCGACGACATGGACGGCCTGCGCAAGGTGCCCGACAACATTCCCAACAAGGAGATGGTGCGCGAACACCTGGGCAAGCCCCTGACCCGGATTCCCGATCCGTTCGGCACCCACGAGAGCTTCGGGCATCACAACAACGCCCGCCTGCGCGCCTTCCTCGACAGCTTCGGCTTCGAGTACGAGTTCCAGTCCTCCACCGACTGGTACACCTCGGGCCGCTTCGACGACGCCCTGCTGAAGGTGCTCGCCCACCACGACCGCATCCGCGACGTGGTGCTGCCGACCCTGGGCGAGGAGCGCCGCGCCACCTACTCGCCGTTCCTGCCGATCTGCCCGGAAACCGGAGTCGTCCTCCAGGTGCCGGTGGTGCAGACCGACGTCGCCGCCGGGACGATCGTCTACAAGCGCGAAGACGGCAAGCTGGTCGAGACTCCGGTCACCGGCGGCGCGGTCAAGCTGCAGTGGAAGGCCGACTGGGCGATGCGCTGGGCCGCGCTCGGCGTCGACTACGAGATGTCGGGCAAGGACCTGATCGATTCGGTCAAGCTCGCCACCCGGATCGTCGGCATCCTCGGCGGACAGGCGCCGCAGAACCTCACCTACGAGCTGTTCCTCGACGACAAGGGCGAGAAGATCTCGAAGTCGCGCGGTAACGGTCTCGCGGTCGAGGAGTGGCTGACCTACGCGCCGCCCGAGAGCCTCGCGCTGTTCATGTATCAGAAGCCGAAGGCGGCGAAGCGCCTCTACTTCGACGTGATCCCGCGCGCGGTGGACGAGTACCAGAGCTTCACCGAGGCGTTCCCGCGCCAGGAGATCGCCGAGCGGGTCAACAACCCGGTCTGGCACATCCACAACGGCACGCCGCCGATGGAGCCGGTCGCGGTGTCCTATTCGATGCTGCTCAATCTGGTGTCGGTCTGCCATTCCGACGATCCGGCGGTGATCTGGCAGTACATCAGCCGCTACGCCCCCTCGGCCGAACCGGCGAACATGCCGTTCCTCGACAAGCTGGTGACGCTCGCGATCGCCTACTACCGCGACTTCGTGCTGCCGGGCAAATCCTTCCGCAAGGCGAGTCCGGACGAGGTTGCGGCGCTCAAGCACCTGCGCGACGAGATCGCCGCGCAGTCGGACTGCGCGAGTCCCGAGGAACTCCAGACGGTGGTCTACGAGGTCGGCAAGACCCATCCGTGCTTCGCCGATTTGCGCGCGTGGTTCAAGGCCCTCTACGAAATCCTGCTCGGCCAGGAGACCGGCCCGCGCATGGGCTCGTTCTTCGCGCTCTACGGTCAGGCCGACAGCCTCGCCCTGCTCGACAGGGCGATCGCCGGAGAGGACCTCGCGTAGGTCCGCAGGCGTGACGACGTTCGGGAAGGGCCTCCGTTCGGAGGCCCTTTTTCGTTGGCCGGTCAGCGGTCCTGGTACTGCTCGCGCGACATCCGGATGTGATGGCGCATCGCCGCGGCGGCGTCGTCGGGCCGCCGGGTTTCCACCGCTTCGAGAATCGCGAGATGCTCGACGAGGGCCTCCTTCGGGCGGCCGTCCTTGGCGGTGCGGTGCTCCTGGGCGAAGCGCATCACGTCGGGTCGCATCAGGTTGATCAGCGACCGCAGCAGCACGTTGTTGGTGGCGTCGGCGAGCCGCATGTGGAAGAGAAAGTCGGTTTCCATCGGATCGTCGCCCGCGTGGGTCTTCGTCACCAACTGATCGTAGGCTTGGCGCAGTTCGGCGAGCTGCTTCGGCGAGGCGCGCTCGGCCGCGAGCCGGGCGGAGGAAACCTCCAGCAGGCCGCGCACCTCGGTGAGCATCTCGGTGGTCAGCTCCTCCTTGCCGAGGATGTTGCGGATCAGCCATTCGATCGTCTGCACGCCGATCTTTTCCACCACCGTGCCGCTCTGCGGCAGGGTGCGGACGATCCCCGAAAGCTCAAGCCGGTGGAGCGCCTGCCGCACGTGGGCGCGCCCGACGCCGAAGCGCTCCTCCAACACCCGCTCCGACGGCAGGCGCTGCCCGGGCTTGAGCGCGCCCGAGGAGATGAGGTGGCTGATCTGCTCGATGATCAGGTCGGAGGGGAGCTTGACCTGAACCTTTTCGAGCAGGTTGGCGATGTCCTTGCTCGTGTCCTCGGCGTCCATGCGCGGGCTCTCCGGCCGTTCGATTGGTTAACTGGTAAATAACGTATCAATCTATCGTTTCCCGTGCAAGTGCGGGATTCGATGATGCGGGTGCGCGCAGAAATTCCGTGAGTCGGCTCTCCTGCCGAGCTTTTGGGTTGACATGCGGGGGAGGAATAGCCAACCATCGGGATGGTCATAGCAATAAACCAATAAACCAATTGACCAGATCGAGTCAGGTGAGAAGGCGAGGGAGGCTTTCGCACACCGCAAGCGGGGTTCGCTCCGGGCATCGGCGGGCATCGTGCCGTCGCGCCGGGCGCCGCCGGATCCCGCGCATCCGATGTTCGAAATCCGTCCGCGTTCGCCACGACGAGGAAAGACTCGCGCGGCCGTTCCGAAAGGGCCGCCGGAACAGGAGGAACACGATGCGGAAATTGTTTGCGATCGGCGCACTCACGGTGTTCGCCGCGATGGCGCCCGCCGAGGCCAAGCCGATCACCTTCACCTTCGAGAGCTCGAATTTCTCGGGCGAGCAGGTGTTCGAGGTGCAGAAGAAGTGGTGCGAGGGCGTCACCGCCGCGTCCAACGGGCGGTTCGCCATCGAGCTTCTGCCGCTCGACGCCGCGGTCCAGGCGAGCGGCCTGCTGCGCGCCACCGGCAACGGCATCATTCAGGGCGCGATCGCCACCACCGCCCATTACGCGGGCGAGGACCCCGGCTTCGGCCTGATCGGCGACACCATCAGCGCCTGGAGCTCGGACGAGGACATCCTGAAGTTCTATTACGAAGCCGACGGCATGAAGGTCGTCGACGGCGTCCTCAAGGACTGGGGGGTGAAACTCGTCGGCGTTTCCGTGACCGGCTCGGAGTCGTTCGTCTCGAAAAAGCCGCTGCGCACCATCGACGACTTCAAAGGCGTGAAGCTGCGCGCGCCCTCCGGCCCGGTGACCAAGCTGTTCGCCTCGTTCGGCGCGACGCCGGTGAACCTGCCGGGCTCCGAGGTCTACACCTCGCTCGACAAGGGCGTGATCGACGCCGCCGACTTCTCGAACTTCGCCAACAACCAGAAGCAGGGCGTCAACGACATCGCGAAGTTCCCGATCTATCCCGGCTTCCACTCCTCGCCGACGGTTCACATGATCATGAACCTCAAGACCTGGCAGCAGCTGAGCCCGGAAGATCAGAAGTTCTTCGTTTCCTACGCCAAGGAGCTGAGCCTCGAATCGCTGCTCTCCGCCCACTATCAGGATCGTCTGGCGGTGCGCGAGGCGGTGAAGAAGGGCGTGACGCCGGTCTCCTGGAAGGAGGACGACCTGCTCAAGGTGCGTCAGCACGCCCAGGTGATCTGGAAGGAGATCGCCGACAACTCCGAAATCGGCAAGGTCTATTACGACGCGCTGATCAAGTACCTCCAGTCCCAGGGTCAGATGTAAGGCGATCCGTCGCGGGCCGGAAGACTCCGGCCCGCGTTCGCAGTTGCAACTCCGGGCGAGGCGCGTCATGAGCCGAGGGTTTACGAAATTCGTTGAAACGACCGACCGGGCGATCGTCCGCATCGGTCATGCGGTGACCTTTCTGTTCGCGGTGGTGGTCGCGATCAGCTTCTTCGAGGTCGTCATGCGGTATCTGTTCAATTCGCCGACGAGCTGGGTCCACGAGACCACCACCTTCCTCGTCAGCATCAGCCTGATCTACGGCGGCGTGTATTGCTATGCGTCGGACCGTCACATCGCGATGACCTTCGTCGTCGACAGCTTCAGCCCCCGGGTCCGCTGGTTCGCCGGGCTGCTGGTGCACGCCTGCACCTCGGTGTTCGTCACCCTGCTGCTGTACGGTTCGTATCTCTCGGCGTGGGACGCGTTCTTCCGTCCGAACGGGCGGTTCCATATGCAGACCTCGGGCTCGGCGATCGACACCCCGTTCCCCGCCATCAACAAGGGCGTCTTCTTCGCGTCGTGCATCGTTCTGTTCGTGCTCGTGATGCTGCACTTCGCCCGCCATGTGGCGCTCTACAAGCCGATGTGCGACGGCGTCTACGTCAATCCGAACGCACGCGAGGATGCCTGACATGACCACGCTCCACGCTTTGGGTATCGGCCCGGCGACGATCATCCTGTTCGCCTCGATGATCGCGCTTCTGCTCGTCGGCATGCCTCTCGGCTTTCTCTCCGGTCTGGTCGCGCTGCTTCTGGCGTACTTCTGGTTCGGCTCCGGGGTGGTGCTGCAGATGGTCGCGGCGCGGGTCAGCGACTTCACCATGTCCTACGTCTTCGTCGCGGTGCCGATGTTCGTGCTGATGGCGTCGATGCTCGACAAGACCGGCATCGCCAAGGACCTCTACAACGCGATGCGGATCGTCGCGGGCCGCCTGCGCGGCGGCGTCGCGGTGCAGAGCATGATCGTGGCGGTTCTGATGGCGGCGATGTCCGGCATCATCGGCGGCGAGACGGTGCTGCTCGGCATGCTCGCGCTGCCGCAGATGCTGCGCCTCGGCTACGACCGCAACCTCGCGATCGGCACCGTCGTCGCGGGCGGCGCGCTCGGCACGATGGTGCCGCCGAGCATCGTGCTGATCATCTACGGCCTGTCCGCCAACGTCTCGGTCGGCGACCTGTTCGTCGCCGCGGTGCCCGCCGCGGTGCTGCTCGCCGGCCTCTACGTCGCCTACATTCTCGCGGTCTGCCACCTCCGCCCCGAGGCGGGGCCGCCGATCGACCACAGCGAGCTCGCCAACCTCTCCCGCGAGGACCGCAAGAAGGTGGCGCGCGACATCTTCATTCCGGTGCTGATCGCGGGCTGGGTGCTCGGCAGCATCTACGGCGGCATCGCCTCGGTGACCGAATCCGCCTGCACCGGCGTGGTCGCGGTGATGCTCGCCGCGCTCTACCGGCGCGAACTGTCGGGCGGGATCGTCTACGGCGCGCTCAAGCAGACGATCCGCACCGTCGGCATGATCATCTGGGTCGGCATCGGCGCGACGATGATCATCGGCACCTACAACCTGATGGGCGGCGACCAGTTCATCAAAGGGCTGATCGTCGGGCAGAATCTCCCGCCGCTCACGGTGATCCTGATGATGATGGCGATCCTGCTGTTCCTCGGGATGTTTCTCGACTGGGTCGGCATCGCGCTCCTCTGCATGCCGATCTTCGTGCCGATCGTCACCGACCTCGGCTACGACCCGATCTGGTTCGGCGTGCTGTTCTGCGTGAACATGCAGGTGAGCTTCCTCAGCCCGCCGTTCGGCCCCGCCGCGTTCTACCTCAAGAGCGTGGCGCCGCCCGGCATCGAGCTGACCCACATCTTCCGCTCGGTCTGGCCGTTCATCGCGATGCAGGTGGTGGTGCTCGCGGTGGTGATGCTGTTCCCGCGGTTCACCCTGATGATGCTGTAACCCGGCGGCGGCGGAGCGCCCGCCGCCGCCTTCCCGCACCCTGCCGAACACAACCGCGCGGCGCCGCCGCCGGGAAAGGAGACACGATCATGAGAGCTTGCGTACTGCATCGGGCCGAAGACCTGCGCGTGGAGGCGCGGGACGACCGCCCCCTCGGCGCGGGCGAGGTGCGGCTGCGCCTCGGGCGCGGCAGCCTCTGCGGCTCGGATCTGCACTATTATTTCGACGGCCGGGTCGGCGATTTCGCGGTGCGCGAACCGCTGATCCTCGGCCACGAGGTTTCGGGCGACGTGGTCGAGATCGGCCCGGGCGTCGATCCGGCGCTGCTCGGCCGCCGCGTCGCGGTCGACCCGTCGCAGCCCTGCGGTCGCTGCGAAGACTGCCGGCGCGGCCGGGAGAACCTCTGCGCCGACATGGTGTTCTTCGGCAGCGCCGCGCGCCTGCCGCATCTCCAGGGCGCGTTCGCCGACGCGCCGGTGGTGCGCGCGAGCCAGTGCCACCCGGTGCCGGACGAGATGCCGCACGAGCGCCTGGCGTTCGCCGAGCCCCTGGCGGTGGCGATGCATGCCTGCACCCGCGCCGGGAACCTTCTCGGCAAGCGCGTGCTGATCACCGGCGTCGGGCCGATCGGCGCGCTGATCGCGCTCGCCGCGCGCAAGGCGGGCGCGGCCCACATCGCCGTCACCGACGTGGCCGACGCGCCGCTCGCCCTGGTCGGGCGGATCGCCGCGGACGAAACCGTCAACACCGCCGCGGCGCCGGAGCGGGCGCGGGCGTGGCAGGAGGGGCGCGGCACGTTCGACGCCGCGTTCGAGGCGTCGGGCAATCTCGACGCCCTCGAAACCTGCCTCCTCGCCACCCGGCCCGGCGGCACCCTGGTGCAGGTCGGGTTCCTGCCCGGCGGCCGGGTGCCGGTGCAGATGAACCGGCTGATGGCGAAGGAACTCCAGGTCCACGGCTCGTTCCGCTTCCACGAGGAGTTCGCGTGGTCGGTGCGGGCGCTGACGAGCGGCGCGATCGACGTCGCGCCTCTGCTCACCGGGGCCTATCCGGTCTCGCGGGTGGACGAGGCGTTCGCCGCGGCGCGGGACCGCGCGCGGCACATGAAGGTGCAGATCTACTTCGACTGACGCGCTTCACGCCGCCGCGATCGTCACCTGCACGTCGGCGGGCGCGGCGGCGTAGGGCGCGGAGGTCACCAGCACCCGCGCTCCGGCGCGGGCGTAGTCGGCGGCGTTGGCGGCGGTGACGCCGCCCGCCGCGGCGATCACCGGCTGCGGCCCGCCGTCGCCCGCCAGATGCGCGGCGAGCCGGGCGACGCGCTCGGGCGGGAATTTTTCGA of uncultured Alphaproteobacteria bacterium contains these proteins:
- a CDS encoding TRAP dicarboxylate transporter-DctP subunit, with protein sequence MRKLFAIGALTVFAAMAPAEAKPITFTFESSNFSGEQVFEVQKKWCEGVTAASNGRFAIELLPLDAAVQASGLLRATGNGIIQGAIATTAHYAGEDPGFGLIGDTISAWSSDEDILKFYYEADGMKVVDGVLKDWGVKLVGVSVTGSESFVSKKPLRTIDDFKGVKLRAPSGPVTKLFASFGATPVNLPGSEVYTSLDKGVIDAADFSNFANNQKQGVNDIAKFPIYPGFHSSPTVHMIMNLKTWQQLSPEDQKFFVSYAKELSLESLLSAHYQDRLAVREAVKKGVTPVSWKEDDLLKVRQHAQVIWKEIADNSEIGKVYYDALIKYLQSQGQM
- a CDS encoding Predicted gluconate TRAP family transporter DctQ subunit, yielding MSRGFTKFVETTDRAIVRIGHAVTFLFAVVVAISFFEVVMRYLFNSPTSWVHETTTFLVSISLIYGGVYCYASDRHIAMTFVVDSFSPRVRWFAGLLVHACTSVFVTLLLYGSYLSAWDAFFRPNGRFHMQTSGSAIDTPFPAINKGVFFASCIVLFVLVMLHFARHVALYKPMCDGVYVNPNAREDA
- the idnD gene encoding L-idonate 5-dehydrogenase gives rise to the protein MRACVLHRAEDLRVEARDDRPLGAGEVRLRLGRGSLCGSDLHYYFDGRVGDFAVREPLILGHEVSGDVVEIGPGVDPALLGRRVAVDPSQPCGRCEDCRRGRENLCADMVFFGSAARLPHLQGAFADAPVVRASQCHPVPDEMPHERLAFAEPLAVAMHACTRAGNLLGKRVLITGVGPIGALIALAARKAGAAHIAVTDVADAPLALVGRIAADETVNTAAAPERARAWQEGRGTFDAAFEASGNLDALETCLLATRPGGTLVQVGFLPGGRVPVQMNRLMAKELQVHGSFRFHEEFAWSVRALTSGAIDVAPLLTGAYPVSRVDEAFAAARDRARHMKVQIYFD
- a CDS encoding putative gluconate TRAP family transporter, DctM subunit (Evidence 3 : Function proposed based on presence of conserved amino acid motif, structural feature or limited homology), encoding MTTLHALGIGPATIILFASMIALLLVGMPLGFLSGLVALLLAYFWFGSGVVLQMVAARVSDFTMSYVFVAVPMFVLMASMLDKTGIAKDLYNAMRIVAGRLRGGVAVQSMIVAVLMAAMSGIIGGETVLLGMLALPQMLRLGYDRNLAIGTVVAGGALGTMVPPSIVLIIYGLSANVSVGDLFVAAVPAAVLLAGLYVAYILAVCHLRPEAGPPIDHSELANLSREDRKKVARDIFIPVLIAGWVLGSIYGGIASVTESACTGVVAVMLAALYRRELSGGIVYGALKQTIRTVGMIIWVGIGATMIIGTYNLMGGDQFIKGLIVGQNLPPLTVILMMMAILLFLGMFLDWVGIALLCMPIFVPIVTDLGYDPIWFGVLFCVNMQVSFLSPPFGPAAFYLKSVAPPGIELTHIFRSVWPFIAMQVVVLAVVMLFPRFTLMML